A genomic stretch from Pyxidicoccus trucidator includes:
- the sinK gene encoding hybrid histidine protein kinase/response regulator SinK translates to METPAPLSQLLQALEAGDLPAARAAAAALQRAGAHSVQLAAEVLHELRQPLLGVKAYAQLLAEDGGPSGPLRLLLAQVERMEQIVSDYIRLASERPAPQQHLSLAAPIWAAAKLFSINPDSARISLEVEAPEDISVQGNARLIEQLTLNLLNNARDAMAGRGRVKVVLAREGSSPVLYVADWGPGIPDELRERIFEPYVTANKRGTGLGLAVCRRIAQEHRAQIGLAAPGIIRDVPPPATVFRVLFPATDAAPTRRQRLLVVDDETIIRMVFRDLMSKECEVIEAASGEEALDLLRQAPVDLIVTDKNLPGLSGLELAQQARRLYSNSRVILMTGYPSLVTTQQALELGVVDYLLKPFDDIRQVRALLRTSLSEQALPPAPRTATEMRRVDVLEDNPTTAKLITEALALAGLEARVLASAELMAMEKPVGVVVSWDFAPAYGRKALELAKALSQGAPFVVLAEHLTMETALESLRAGASACLPKLLSDITALSRELSRAFKREAP, encoded by the coding sequence ATGGAAACACCGGCGCCGCTCTCCCAACTGCTCCAGGCCCTGGAGGCGGGGGACCTGCCAGCCGCGCGCGCGGCGGCGGCGGCACTGCAACGGGCGGGAGCCCACTCCGTTCAGCTGGCGGCGGAGGTACTGCACGAGCTGCGGCAGCCCCTCCTGGGCGTGAAGGCCTATGCGCAGCTCCTCGCGGAGGACGGCGGCCCCAGCGGCCCGCTCCGGCTCCTGCTCGCCCAGGTCGAGCGGATGGAGCAGATTGTCTCCGACTACATCCGCCTGGCCAGCGAGCGCCCCGCGCCCCAGCAGCACCTGTCGCTGGCGGCCCCCATCTGGGCGGCGGCGAAGCTGTTCAGCATCAACCCCGACTCCGCGCGCATCTCCCTGGAAGTAGAGGCGCCCGAGGACATCTCCGTGCAGGGCAACGCGCGGCTCATCGAGCAGCTCACCCTCAACCTCCTGAACAACGCGCGCGACGCGATGGCAGGGCGAGGGCGCGTGAAGGTGGTGCTCGCGCGCGAGGGCTCGTCGCCGGTGCTGTACGTGGCGGACTGGGGCCCGGGCATCCCCGACGAGCTGCGCGAGCGAATCTTCGAGCCCTACGTCACCGCCAACAAGCGGGGCACGGGGCTGGGGCTGGCCGTGTGCCGGCGCATCGCCCAGGAGCACCGCGCGCAGATTGGCCTGGCGGCTCCGGGAATCATCCGCGACGTGCCGCCGCCGGCCACGGTGTTCCGGGTGCTCTTCCCCGCCACGGACGCGGCGCCCACGCGGCGCCAGCGGCTGCTGGTGGTGGACGATGAGACCATCATCCGAATGGTCTTCCGGGACTTGATGAGCAAGGAGTGCGAGGTCATCGAGGCGGCCAGCGGCGAGGAAGCGCTCGATTTGCTGCGGCAGGCGCCGGTGGACCTCATCGTCACGGACAAGAACCTGCCGGGCCTGTCCGGGCTGGAGCTGGCGCAGCAGGCGCGGCGGCTCTACTCCAACTCGCGCGTCATCCTGATGACGGGCTACCCGTCCCTGGTGACGACGCAGCAGGCGCTGGAGCTGGGCGTGGTGGACTACCTGCTCAAGCCCTTCGACGACATCCGGCAGGTGCGGGCGCTGCTGCGCACCTCGCTGTCCGAGCAGGCCCTGCCTCCCGCGCCGCGGACGGCGACCGAGATGCGGCGGGTGGACGTGCTGGAGGACAACCCGACGACGGCGAAGCTCATCACCGAGGCGCTGGCGCTGGCGGGGCTGGAGGCGCGGGTGCTGGCCTCGGCCGAGCTGATGGCGATGGAGAAGCCCGTGGGCGTGGTGGTGAGCTGGGACTTCGCACCAGCCTACGGACGCAAGGCGCTGGAGCTGGCCAAGGCGCTGTCGCAGGGCGCCCCCTTCGTCGTGCTGGCCGAGCACCTCACCATGGAGACGGCGCTGGAGTCCCTGCGCGCCGGCGCCTCCGCATGCCTGCCCAAGCTGCTGTCCGACATCACGGCCCTCAGCCGTGAGCTGAGCCGCGCATTCAAGAGAGAGGCCCCATGA
- a CDS encoding NAD-dependent epimerase/dehydratase family protein, giving the protein MDKVALFGASGVVGQSVAQALQAQGRAYRVVGRSKASLQKEFGADPLAEVATWNPDDPDSIRAAARGIHTLVYMVGVNYWQFQLHPQLMRRTLDAAIAEGVKQVLLIGTVYPYGLPRSTPVTEDHPREPHTFKGRMRKEQEDLLMAEDAAGRIRGTILRLPDFYGPGVDKSFLHRAFLSAAQGKRAGLIGPIDAPHEFVYVPDVGPVVTALMDEPRAYGRWWNLAGAGVTTQRELVNEIFAQAGRPPKLMTMGKGMLRLIGLFDPFMRELVEMHYLLTKPVLMDDSALRGLLGTVRKTPYSEGIRQTLAALRAPSVSPAPVATGRPHPVP; this is encoded by the coding sequence ATGGACAAGGTGGCGTTGTTCGGCGCCTCGGGCGTCGTCGGACAGAGCGTGGCGCAGGCCCTCCAGGCGCAGGGGCGGGCCTACCGGGTGGTGGGGCGCTCGAAGGCCAGCCTCCAGAAGGAGTTCGGCGCGGACCCTCTGGCGGAGGTCGCCACCTGGAACCCTGACGACCCGGACTCCATCCGGGCCGCGGCTCGCGGCATCCACACGCTCGTCTACATGGTCGGGGTGAACTACTGGCAGTTCCAGCTCCACCCGCAGCTGATGCGCCGCACGCTGGACGCCGCCATCGCCGAGGGCGTGAAGCAGGTGCTGCTCATTGGCACCGTCTACCCGTACGGCCTGCCGCGCTCCACGCCCGTCACGGAGGACCACCCCCGCGAGCCCCACACCTTCAAGGGGCGCATGCGCAAGGAGCAGGAGGACCTCCTCATGGCCGAGGACGCCGCCGGTCGCATCCGCGGAACCATCCTCCGCCTCCCCGACTTCTACGGCCCGGGCGTGGACAAGAGCTTCCTCCACCGCGCCTTCCTCTCCGCCGCGCAGGGCAAGCGCGCCGGGCTCATCGGCCCCATCGACGCCCCGCACGAGTTCGTCTACGTGCCCGACGTGGGCCCCGTCGTCACCGCGCTCATGGATGAGCCTCGCGCCTACGGCCGTTGGTGGAACCTGGCCGGCGCGGGCGTCACCACCCAGCGGGAGCTCGTGAATGAAATCTTCGCCCAGGCGGGCCGTCCTCCGAAGCTCATGACGATGGGGAAGGGGATGCTCCGGCTCATCGGCCTCTTCGACCCGTTCATGCGCGAGCTGGTGGAGATGCACTACCTCCTCACGAAGCCCGTCCTCATGGACGACTCGGCCCTGCGTGGACTGCTGGGCACCGTGCGCAAGACGCCCTACAGCGAGGGCATCCGCCAGACGCTGGCGGCCCTGCGTGCCCCGTCCGTCAGTCCAGCCCCCGTTGCCACAGGTCGTCCTCATCCAGTCCCATGA
- a CDS encoding demethoxyubiquinone hydroxylase family protein: MPQTNPFHSLVPRKMSDTELARSIRLNIEAELDAINLYAAHIDATDNEEAKAVLRHIMDEEREHAALFWQLIARLDPEQAQHDREAGEKFRLITSGASHEAVEAVGKEGGEGGEARSVADGSPDKRLTIGSLRR, encoded by the coding sequence ATGCCGCAGACCAACCCGTTCCACTCGCTTGTGCCCCGGAAGATGTCCGACACGGAGCTGGCCCGCTCCATCCGGCTGAACATCGAGGCGGAGCTGGACGCCATCAACCTCTACGCCGCGCACATCGACGCCACCGACAACGAGGAGGCCAAGGCCGTCCTCCGCCACATCATGGACGAGGAGCGCGAGCACGCCGCCCTCTTCTGGCAGCTGATTGCCAGGCTGGACCCCGAGCAGGCCCAGCACGACCGCGAGGCGGGGGAGAAGTTCCGCCTCATCACCTCGGGCGCGTCGCACGAGGCGGTGGAGGCCGTGGGCAAGGAGGGCGGAGAGGGCGGAGAAGCGCGCTCCGTCGCCGACGGCAGCCCCGACAAGCGCCTCACCATCGGCAGCCTG
- a CDS encoding metallopeptidase family protein translates to MGKRTAKREGVDGVEARLDAVADAFEAGDFETALAGAEALLADAPELPPALHFRAAALVELGRLEEAGRAFGQALKVAPEDLEVLLGAADCLVCRAGEDREAVAEGLALCARGRRLAQKADDVELLYEFLLLEGMGLNQMGECATALASLDAALGHVPRSLDAQLERGIALFELCRFEEARAAFDKVLKDVPDEAWAHHYLGLMAERRGDAKEAKKRFGKAQALVPEEFPPPVELEESAFDRAVEDAVKSLPRHAKQYLDNVTIAVEDLPSDEDLLGQDPPLSPSILGVFRGTPVGERSVTNAYDHYPASIVLYQKNLERFARTREELIEQIGITVMHEVGHLMGLDEDDLWQRGLD, encoded by the coding sequence ATGGGGAAGCGGACCGCGAAGCGAGAGGGGGTGGACGGCGTGGAGGCTCGACTGGACGCGGTGGCGGACGCCTTCGAGGCGGGTGACTTCGAGACGGCGCTGGCCGGAGCGGAGGCCCTGCTGGCGGACGCGCCCGAGCTGCCCCCGGCCCTGCACTTCCGGGCAGCGGCCCTGGTGGAATTGGGACGGTTGGAGGAAGCCGGCCGGGCCTTCGGACAGGCCCTGAAGGTGGCTCCGGAGGACCTGGAGGTGCTCCTGGGCGCCGCGGACTGCCTGGTGTGCCGCGCCGGGGAGGACCGCGAGGCGGTGGCCGAGGGGCTGGCCCTGTGCGCGCGAGGCCGGCGCCTGGCCCAGAAGGCCGATGATGTGGAGCTGCTGTACGAATTCCTCCTCCTGGAGGGCATGGGCCTGAACCAGATGGGCGAGTGCGCCACGGCGCTGGCCAGCCTGGACGCGGCGCTCGGGCACGTGCCGCGCTCACTGGACGCGCAGCTGGAGCGCGGGATTGCCCTCTTCGAGCTATGCCGCTTCGAAGAGGCGCGGGCCGCCTTCGACAAGGTGCTGAAGGACGTGCCGGACGAGGCGTGGGCGCACCACTACCTGGGGCTGATGGCGGAGCGGCGCGGGGACGCGAAGGAGGCGAAGAAGCGCTTCGGGAAGGCGCAGGCGCTGGTGCCCGAGGAGTTCCCTCCTCCCGTGGAGCTGGAGGAGTCCGCGTTCGACCGCGCGGTGGAGGACGCGGTGAAGTCCCTGCCCCGGCACGCGAAGCAGTACCTGGACAACGTGACGATTGCCGTGGAGGACCTGCCCTCGGACGAGGACCTGCTGGGGCAGGACCCGCCGCTGTCTCCGAGCATCCTGGGGGTGTTCCGGGGCACGCCCGTGGGCGAGCGCAGCGTGACGAACGCGTACGACCACTACCCCGCGTCCATCGTGCTGTACCAGAAGAACCTGGAGCGCTTCGCGAGGACGCGCGAGGAGCTCATCGAGCAGATTGGAATCACGGTGATGCACGAGGTCGGTCACCTCATGGGACTGGATGAGGACGACCTGTGGCAACGGGGGCTGGACTGA
- the groL gene encoding chaperonin GroEL (60 kDa chaperone family; promotes refolding of misfolded polypeptides especially under stressful conditions; forms two stacked rings of heptamers to form a barrel-shaped 14mer; ends can be capped by GroES; misfolded proteins enter the barrel where they are refolded when GroES binds) codes for MAAKEIFFHQSAREAILRGVRILSDAVAVTLGPKGRNVVIEKSFGSPTITKDGVTVAKEIDLENKFENMGAQMVKEVASKTSDKAGDGTTTATVLARSIYEEGLKLVAAGHSPMDLKRGIDKAVEVVVAELKKMSKPTADKKAITQVGTISANGDDTIGAIIADAMEKVGKEGVITVEEAKGLETNLDVVEGMQFDRGYVSPYFVTNRERMEVVHDDPYLLISEKKVSSMQDMIPILEQVARSGKPLIIIADDIEGEALATLVVNKIRGVLNVCAVKAPGFGDRRKEMLKDLATLTGGMVVSEDLGHKYENLTLNDLGRAKRVTVDKDNTTIVDGAGTKAEIEGRIKLIRGQMETVTSDYDREKLQERLAKLVGGVAVINVGAATETEMKEKKARVEDALHATRAAVEEGIVPGGGVAYLRCLPALEALKLGGELDFGVDIIRRALQEPLRKIASNAGVEGAVVINKVRDGKGAYGFNARTEVYEDLEKAGVIDPTKVERTALQNAASVASLLLTTEAMIADRPAKKKGKGGGAGGGGMPDYGGDDMDY; via the coding sequence ATGGCAGCGAAGGAGATTTTCTTCCACCAGTCCGCGCGTGAGGCCATCCTGCGCGGTGTCCGGATTCTGTCGGACGCTGTCGCGGTGACCCTCGGCCCCAAGGGCCGTAACGTGGTCATCGAGAAGAGCTTCGGCTCGCCCACGATCACCAAGGACGGCGTCACCGTCGCCAAGGAGATCGACCTCGAGAACAAGTTCGAGAACATGGGCGCGCAGATGGTGAAGGAGGTCGCGTCCAAGACCTCCGACAAGGCCGGCGACGGCACCACGACGGCGACGGTGCTGGCGCGTTCCATCTATGAGGAGGGCCTGAAGCTGGTGGCCGCGGGCCACAGCCCCATGGACCTCAAGCGCGGCATCGACAAGGCCGTCGAGGTCGTGGTGGCGGAGCTGAAGAAGATGTCCAAGCCCACCGCCGACAAGAAGGCCATCACCCAGGTGGGTACCATCTCCGCCAACGGTGACGACACCATCGGCGCCATCATCGCGGACGCGATGGAGAAGGTCGGCAAGGAGGGTGTCATCACCGTCGAGGAGGCCAAGGGCCTGGAGACCAACCTCGACGTGGTGGAGGGCATGCAGTTCGACCGCGGCTACGTCTCTCCGTACTTCGTGACGAACCGCGAGCGCATGGAGGTCGTCCACGACGACCCCTACCTCCTCATCAGCGAGAAGAAGGTCTCGTCGATGCAGGACATGATTCCCATCCTCGAGCAGGTGGCCCGCTCCGGCAAGCCGCTCATCATCATCGCCGATGACATCGAGGGCGAGGCCCTGGCCACCCTGGTGGTCAACAAGATCCGCGGCGTGCTCAACGTCTGCGCGGTGAAGGCCCCCGGCTTTGGTGACCGCCGCAAGGAGATGCTGAAGGACCTGGCCACCCTGACGGGCGGCATGGTCGTCAGCGAGGACCTCGGCCACAAGTACGAGAACCTCACGCTCAACGACCTGGGCCGCGCCAAGCGCGTCACGGTGGACAAGGACAACACCACCATCGTCGACGGCGCTGGCACCAAGGCGGAGATTGAAGGCCGCATCAAGCTCATCCGCGGCCAGATGGAGACCGTCACCAGCGACTACGACCGCGAGAAGCTCCAGGAGCGGCTGGCCAAGCTGGTGGGCGGCGTGGCCGTCATCAACGTCGGTGCCGCCACCGAGACGGAGATGAAGGAGAAGAAGGCCCGCGTCGAGGACGCGCTGCATGCGACCCGCGCGGCCGTCGAGGAGGGCATCGTCCCTGGCGGTGGCGTGGCGTACCTGCGCTGCCTGCCCGCGCTGGAGGCGCTGAAGCTGGGCGGTGAGCTGGACTTCGGCGTGGACATCATCCGTCGCGCGCTCCAGGAGCCGCTGCGGAAGATTGCCAGCAACGCCGGTGTCGAGGGCGCCGTGGTCATCAACAAGGTCCGCGACGGCAAGGGCGCGTACGGCTTCAACGCCCGCACCGAGGTCTACGAGGACCTGGAGAAGGCCGGCGTCATCGACCCGACGAAGGTGGAGCGCACCGCGCTGCAGAACGCCGCCTCCGTCGCCTCGCTGCTGCTGACCACCGAGGCGATGATCGCCGACCGCCCCGCGAAGAAGAAGGGCAAGGGCGGCGGCGCCGGCGGCGGCGGGATGCCGGACTACGGCGGCGACGACATGGACTACTGA
- a CDS encoding TetR/AcrR family transcriptional regulator, with protein sequence MGIADRKERQRAELREQIVRVARDMVMREGFSALSMRKLADAVEYAPATLYLHFENRDAIAKELCVRGFQDLLAALEPAATVEEPVERLTRMAEAYVKFGLGQPETYRLIFMEDAKLSTALFGDAEGAGPKSFAVLVRVFEDLKTAGRLAEDAEPSKLAEVLWAGLHGIVSLRLTCTGFKGAPAEELARLLVATLVEGLPGLKPAKAAKKAR encoded by the coding sequence ATGGGGATCGCGGATCGAAAGGAGCGGCAGCGGGCGGAGCTGCGCGAGCAGATTGTCCGGGTGGCCCGGGACATGGTGATGCGCGAGGGCTTCAGCGCCTTGTCGATGCGTAAGCTGGCGGACGCCGTGGAGTACGCGCCGGCGACGCTGTACCTGCACTTCGAGAACCGGGACGCAATTGCGAAGGAACTGTGCGTTCGCGGGTTCCAGGACCTGCTGGCGGCCTTGGAGCCGGCGGCCACGGTGGAGGAGCCGGTGGAGCGGCTGACGAGGATGGCCGAGGCCTACGTGAAGTTCGGCCTGGGGCAGCCGGAGACGTATCGGCTCATCTTCATGGAGGACGCGAAGCTGTCGACGGCGCTGTTCGGTGATGCGGAGGGCGCGGGGCCGAAGTCATTCGCCGTGCTGGTGCGGGTGTTCGAGGATCTGAAAACGGCCGGGCGACTTGCGGAGGACGCCGAGCCCTCAAAGCTGGCCGAGGTGCTCTGGGCGGGACTTCACGGGATTGTGAGCCTGCGGCTCACGTGCACGGGGTTCAAGGGCGCACCCGCCGAGGAGCTGGCACGGCTGCTGGTGGCCACGCTGGTGGAGGGGCTGCCGGGGTTGAAGCCGGCCAAGGCGGCGAAGAAGGCGCGGTGA
- the sinM gene encoding signal integration modulator SinM, producing MRLALLSVLLLAVSCSSDKPPQPGRQDAGGGDDAGIMEDAGTEPDGGDEPDAGTEPSDSGTEDDAGTGVDGGNPDTDAGTTDGGACEAPAPERGTELAARLNAPRRLALDATDLYISESHSLNPQQPSPGAGQVLKFSRAGGEPTPLATGFRAPDALAVDATSIYVLDLDGLWQVDKATGRRGDLPIDATVSNVTVGGTEVLRASVSGREVVVVATGNRWLVRVDTDGGNRQELYAGTGATQVRSARLVGTDVWFLVSGGPNPGLYRVPLDGSAAAERRDATVTRGNSLEVTPTHFLITEGAGGTGRVLKLPRSGGTAEILAEGLQGPWFPVELNGAVYFKEARAGGADFLRRVRACAPGTSDAVGPEGTGPGGLLVDGNTLLYTSQESGTGGAVGRVP from the coding sequence ATGAGACTCGCGCTCCTGTCCGTCCTGCTGCTCGCGGTGTCCTGCTCCTCGGACAAGCCCCCGCAGCCGGGACGACAGGACGCGGGAGGCGGCGACGACGCGGGAATCATGGAGGACGCGGGCACGGAGCCGGATGGCGGCGACGAACCGGACGCGGGCACGGAGCCCTCGGACTCGGGCACGGAGGACGACGCGGGCACCGGAGTGGACGGTGGCAATCCGGACACGGACGCCGGCACGACGGACGGTGGAGCCTGCGAGGCCCCCGCCCCGGAGCGCGGAACGGAGCTGGCCGCCCGACTGAACGCGCCCCGACGGCTAGCGCTGGATGCGACGGACCTCTACATCTCCGAGTCGCACTCGCTGAATCCCCAGCAGCCGTCACCGGGGGCAGGGCAGGTGCTGAAGTTCTCGCGCGCGGGAGGCGAGCCCACGCCCCTGGCCACGGGCTTCCGCGCGCCGGATGCCCTCGCCGTGGATGCGACGAGCATCTACGTGCTCGACCTGGATGGGCTCTGGCAGGTGGACAAGGCGACGGGGAGGCGGGGAGACCTGCCCATCGACGCGACGGTCAGCAACGTCACCGTCGGAGGCACCGAGGTGCTTCGCGCCAGCGTCTCGGGCCGTGAGGTGGTCGTGGTGGCCACGGGGAATCGCTGGCTGGTCCGGGTGGACACTGACGGAGGCAATCGCCAGGAGCTGTACGCCGGCACGGGGGCCACGCAGGTGCGGAGCGCGAGGCTCGTGGGCACGGACGTGTGGTTCCTGGTCTCCGGCGGCCCCAACCCCGGCCTCTACCGCGTCCCGCTGGACGGCAGCGCGGCGGCGGAGCGGCGGGACGCCACGGTGACGCGAGGCAACTCGCTGGAGGTGACGCCCACACACTTCCTCATCACCGAGGGCGCGGGCGGCACGGGCCGGGTGCTGAAGCTGCCACGAAGCGGGGGCACGGCTGAAATCCTCGCCGAAGGACTCCAGGGCCCGTGGTTCCCCGTGGAGCTGAATGGGGCCGTCTACTTCAAGGAGGCGCGTGCCGGCGGTGCTGACTTCCTGCGCCGCGTGCGCGCGTGCGCGCCGGGCACGTCGGACGCGGTGGGCCCCGAGGGCACGGGCCCGGGCGGGCTGCTGGTGGACGGCAACACGCTGCTCTACACGTCCCAGGAGAGCGGCACCGGAGGCGCGGTGGGTCGGGTGCCCTGA
- a CDS encoding response regulator, giving the protein MNILVVDDDLELCTMLSRFLEMHGYTVYSAADALQALDILERNQVGMVITDYVMPHMDGIRFTEMLKAEARFQSIPVLMMTGSNDEGITERGLRKGVALTLRKPLDMGQLLTLVRFAE; this is encoded by the coding sequence GTGAACATCCTAGTCGTCGACGACGATCTCGAGCTGTGCACCATGCTCTCTCGCTTCCTGGAGATGCATGGGTACACGGTCTACTCGGCGGCGGACGCCCTGCAGGCGCTCGACATCCTGGAGCGCAACCAGGTGGGCATGGTCATCACCGACTACGTCATGCCCCACATGGACGGCATCCGCTTCACGGAGATGCTCAAGGCGGAAGCCCGCTTCCAGTCCATTCCCGTGCTCATGATGACGGGCAGCAACGACGAGGGCATCACCGAGCGCGGCCTGCGCAAGGGCGTGGCCCTCACCCTGCGCAAGCCGCTGGACATGGGGCAACTGCTCACCCTCGTGCGCTTCGCGGAGTAG